The proteins below are encoded in one region of Limnochorda pilosa:
- a CDS encoding SAM hydrolase/SAM-dependent halogenase family protein — MSGLVVLLSDFGSSEYAGVMKGILARHPAGLRWCDLTHAVSPQGVREGAWILYTSYRYFPEGAVFLAVVDPGVGTSRQAVAVRTRGYMFVGPDNGLLWAAVQDDGGPLEAVALPVPPEASSTFHGRDVFAPAAARLAAGEPLAALGPPTTLRETLRFHRQGREGEVVRVDAFGNVVTNLPPVPGSDAYELELDGQPRSRRAAVRAVATYADGVTGEWVAVTGSAGTLEVAVVGGSASRRLKVQPGRKIRLEPVGEGGGPRA, encoded by the coding sequence ATGAGCGGCCTCGTCGTCTTGCTTTCGGACTTCGGGTCCAGCGAGTACGCGGGCGTGATGAAGGGCATCCTCGCCCGGCACCCGGCCGGCCTCCGATGGTGCGACCTCACGCACGCTGTCTCGCCCCAGGGGGTTCGGGAAGGGGCATGGATCCTCTATACGTCTTACCGGTATTTCCCGGAAGGAGCGGTCTTCCTGGCCGTGGTGGACCCTGGTGTGGGCACGAGCCGCCAGGCGGTGGCCGTGCGGACCCGGGGGTACATGTTCGTGGGTCCCGACAACGGCCTCTTGTGGGCGGCGGTGCAGGACGACGGCGGGCCGCTGGAGGCGGTGGCCTTACCGGTGCCGCCTGAAGCCTCCAGCACCTTTCACGGCCGGGACGTCTTCGCGCCGGCCGCAGCCAGACTGGCGGCAGGTGAGCCGCTGGCCGCCCTGGGGCCGCCCACAACCTTGCGGGAGACGCTCCGTTTCCACCGGCAGGGCCGGGAGGGCGAGGTGGTGCGGGTGGACGCCTTCGGTAACGTGGTGACCAACCTCCCCCCGGTGCCGGGTTCGGATGCCTACGAGCTGGAGCTGGACGGACAGCCCCGGTCCCGCCGGGCTGCGGTGCGCGCCGTGGCCACCTACGCCGACGGCGTGACGGGAGAATGGGTGGCGGTGACCGGCTCCGCGGGCACGCTGGAGGTGGCGGTGGTGGGCGGCAGTGCGTCGCGGCGGCTCAAGGTGCAACCGGGCCGGAAGATTCGGCTCGAACCCGTGGGAGAAGGGGGTGGGCCGCGTGCGTGA
- the thyX gene encoding FAD-dependent thymidylate synthase, with protein sequence MREARLEIVKVAETRFVLERFQGAPWEVWTTDSSADAERLAEFAGRACYQSWKNPSGRRNAEYLANILAHEHFSVLEHAGFTVILTGVSRSFTHEFVRHRHLSPSQLSQRYFNEAAARAVVPPLFREDPEARAILEEIHQCTLDAYSRLVELANRRLSGLEDATLRRKRAREAARAVLPNMTETHIVMSGNHRAWREFFEKRGSLHAEAEMREVAVRLFREVAQPMAPGIYQDFRVETLHLPVRQEPPGLEPEAVEVLVRAVGPEDRASGASPAASEPGEG encoded by the coding sequence GTGCGTGAGGCGCGGCTTGAGATCGTCAAGGTGGCGGAGACCCGGTTCGTGCTGGAACGGTTCCAGGGAGCCCCCTGGGAGGTGTGGACCACCGACTCCAGCGCCGACGCCGAACGGCTGGCCGAGTTCGCCGGCCGGGCGTGTTACCAGAGCTGGAAGAACCCCTCCGGCCGCCGGAACGCGGAGTACCTGGCCAACATCTTGGCGCACGAGCACTTCTCGGTCCTTGAGCACGCAGGCTTCACGGTGATCCTCACGGGCGTCTCCCGCTCGTTCACCCACGAGTTCGTGCGCCATCGCCACCTCTCGCCCTCGCAGCTCTCCCAACGGTACTTCAACGAGGCGGCCGCCCGGGCGGTGGTACCCCCGCTCTTCCGGGAGGACCCCGAGGCCCGGGCCATCCTGGAGGAGATCCACCAGTGCACCTTGGACGCGTACAGTCGCCTGGTGGAGCTGGCGAACCGGCGCCTGTCGGGGCTGGAGGACGCGACGCTGAGGCGGAAACGGGCCCGGGAAGCCGCCCGGGCAGTCCTGCCCAACATGACCGAGACCCACATCGTCATGTCCGGGAACCACCGGGCCTGGAGGGAGTTCTTCGAGAAGCGGGGAAGCCTCCACGCAGAGGCGGAGATGCGGGAGGTGGCGGTCCGGCTCTTCCGCGAGGTGGCCCAGCCCATGGCCCCGGGGATCTACCAGGACTTCCGGGTGGAGACGCTCCACCTTCCCGTCCGGCAGGAGCCTCCTGGGCTCGAGCCCGAGGCGGTGGAGGTGCTGGTGCGTGCGGTCGGGCCGGAAGACCGGGCTTCCGGGGCGTCGCCGGCGGCCTCCGAGCCGGGAGAGGGGTAA
- a CDS encoding glycine C-acetyltransferase, with the protein MSEALRFLAEELEKLKAQGLFRLPRVVQGRQRARAVIDGREVVNLSSNNYLGLATHPRLQEAARRAVESHGVGSGAVRTIAGTQDLHQTLEEVLARFKRTEAVLVYQSGFTANAGTVAAILAPGDVVVSDELNHASIIDGCRLSRATIKVYPHADMEGLRQKLEEARRDVREGGRTLVVTDGVFSMDGDIAPLPDVVRIAREFGAITMVDDAHASGVLGDHGRGSVDHWGLHGQVDIQVGTLSKAVGVLGGYVAGSRTLIEYLLQRARPILFSTSHPPAVTAACIEAIHLMEESDELIRRLWENTRLFQAELRARGFDTGRSQTPITPVIVGEETKAMALSDQLFQEGVFAQGIAYPTVPRGKARVRAIVTAEHSQADLEEAVAAFARVGKRLGIIG; encoded by the coding sequence ATGTCCGAAGCGCTCAGGTTCCTGGCCGAGGAGCTCGAGAAGTTGAAGGCCCAGGGGCTCTTCCGGCTCCCTCGGGTCGTGCAGGGGCGGCAGCGGGCCCGAGCCGTGATCGACGGGCGAGAGGTGGTCAACCTCTCCTCCAACAACTACCTCGGACTGGCGACGCACCCGCGCCTCCAGGAGGCTGCCCGTCGCGCCGTGGAGAGCCACGGCGTGGGGTCCGGCGCCGTCCGCACCATCGCGGGCACCCAGGACCTGCACCAGACGCTGGAGGAGGTGCTGGCCCGCTTCAAGCGCACGGAGGCCGTGCTGGTCTACCAGTCCGGCTTTACCGCCAACGCCGGCACCGTGGCGGCCATCCTGGCCCCGGGCGATGTGGTGGTGAGCGACGAGCTGAACCACGCGAGCATCATCGATGGCTGCCGCCTGAGCCGCGCCACCATCAAGGTCTACCCCCACGCCGACATGGAGGGGCTGCGGCAGAAGCTGGAAGAGGCCCGGAGGGACGTACGCGAGGGTGGCCGCACCCTGGTGGTGACCGACGGGGTCTTCAGCATGGACGGCGACATCGCGCCGCTCCCCGACGTGGTGCGCATCGCCCGGGAGTTCGGCGCGATCACCATGGTGGACGATGCCCACGCCTCGGGCGTGCTGGGCGACCACGGCCGGGGCAGCGTGGACCACTGGGGCCTTCACGGGCAGGTCGACATCCAGGTGGGCACCCTCTCCAAGGCCGTGGGTGTGCTGGGCGGCTACGTGGCCGGTAGCCGGACCCTCATCGAGTACCTCCTGCAGCGCGCGCGGCCGATCCTCTTCAGTACCTCCCACCCACCGGCCGTAACCGCCGCCTGCATCGAAGCGATCCACCTCATGGAGGAGAGCGACGAGCTGATCCGCCGCCTCTGGGAGAACACCCGGCTCTTCCAGGCTGAGCTGCGCGCCCGCGGCTTCGACACCGGGCGAAGCCAGACGCCCATCACGCCCGTCATCGTGGGCGAGGAGACCAAGGCGATGGCCCTCTCGGACCAGCTCTTCCAGGAAGGTGTCTTCGCCCAGGGGATCGCCTACCCCACCGTGCCCCGGGGCAAGGCCCGGGTCCGGGCCATTGTCACCGCCGAGCACAGCCAGGCGGACCTGGAGGAGGCGGTCGCCGCGTTCGCCCGGGTGGGAAAGCGCCTGGGCATCATCGGCTGA
- the tdh gene encoding L-threonine 3-dehydrogenase, which translates to MDTRMLALEKARPEPGARLVERPVPEPGPGQVLVQVTTASICGTDVHIYEWNEWARARLTVPRVFGHEFCGRLVSVGPGVNPAEFQPGTYVTAEMHMACGRCYYCRTGQSHICQDVRIGGIDADGSFAQYVAVPAANVWKLDPSIPEEVASILDPLGNAVHTALSVPLTGRHVLVTGCGPIGLISVAIARMAGAASITATDVSAYRRELASRLGARALDPREGVLPRMLEQTDGLGADVVLEMSGHPTAIRDGLSSLKKGGEMVLLGLPGEPVALDLGEGIIFKEITLRGINGRRIFQTWYQVQALLQAGLDIRPVITHRFPLERYQEAFELAASGQCGKIILVPPQP; encoded by the coding sequence GTGGACACGCGCATGCTGGCCCTTGAGAAAGCACGGCCCGAGCCCGGTGCGAGGCTGGTGGAGCGCCCGGTACCGGAGCCCGGCCCCGGTCAGGTTCTCGTTCAGGTCACCACTGCCTCTATCTGCGGTACGGACGTGCACATCTATGAGTGGAACGAGTGGGCCAGGGCGCGCCTCACGGTGCCGCGCGTCTTCGGCCACGAGTTCTGCGGGCGGCTGGTCTCTGTCGGACCAGGCGTCAACCCGGCCGAGTTCCAGCCCGGGACCTACGTCACCGCCGAGATGCACATGGCCTGCGGCCGCTGCTACTACTGCCGCACCGGCCAGTCGCACATCTGCCAGGACGTACGCATCGGTGGCATCGACGCGGACGGCAGCTTCGCCCAGTACGTCGCGGTTCCGGCCGCCAACGTCTGGAAGCTGGACCCCTCGATCCCCGAAGAGGTCGCCTCGATCCTGGATCCCCTGGGGAACGCGGTCCACACGGCCCTGTCGGTGCCCCTGACGGGGCGCCACGTGCTGGTGACGGGCTGCGGTCCCATCGGCCTCATCAGCGTGGCCATCGCCCGCATGGCGGGAGCCGCCAGCATCACGGCCACGGATGTGAGCGCCTACCGGCGGGAGCTGGCCTCGCGCCTGGGCGCGCGGGCTCTGGATCCGCGGGAGGGCGTCCTCCCTCGCATGCTGGAGCAGACCGACGGCCTCGGTGCGGACGTGGTCCTGGAGATGTCGGGCCACCCCACGGCGATCCGAGACGGTCTGAGCAGTCTCAAGAAGGGCGGCGAGATGGTCCTCCTGGGACTCCCGGGCGAGCCCGTGGCCCTGGACCTGGGCGAGGGGATCATCTTCAAGGAGATCACCCTGCGGGGGATCAACGGCCGGCGCATCTTCCAGACCTGGTACCAGGTGCAGGCCCTGCTGCAGGCAGGCCTCGACATCCGGCCGGTGATCACCCACCGCTTCCCGCTGGAGCGCTACCAGGAGGCCTTCGAGCTGGCTGCGTCCGGCCAGTGCGGCAAGATCATCCTGGTGCCCCCGCAGCCCTGA
- a CDS encoding helix-turn-helix domain-containing protein: MRPFLSLAETSRRLDLDPARVLELVREQRLPAFQEDGEWCFKPEHVELFAREGRVRAQRGAHPAAGRPPEPEAGS, translated from the coding sequence ATGAGGCCGTTCCTGAGCCTGGCCGAGACGAGCCGACGGTTGGACCTGGATCCCGCCCGGGTGCTGGAGCTGGTCCGGGAGCAAAGGCTCCCGGCGTTCCAGGAGGACGGGGAGTGGTGTTTCAAGCCCGAGCACGTGGAGCTCTTCGCACGGGAAGGACGGGTGCGCGCCCAGCGGGGCGCCCATCCGGCCGCCGGACGGCCCCCGGAGCCGGAAGCCGGGTCGTGA
- a CDS encoding helix-turn-helix domain-containing protein, protein MTPRQEQFLAALTDLCRHQGAAHYSDVALRLQVSKWTAYDMMTRLEAAGYVERLYEVDGGSSGRSRILFRPVKAEGARGPSDEPASVPADWQSLRPWLLQQADRARRQGTAEVLRDLHQELRRNPSPLAFCALYTAVLLVTLKALSDTLEGAWLIHTLLPLLSAQLGVILFTGAALAVIYQYYRRLPRRIASDVGRYQDALSRLDGERQAALGDLARDLVTRLWDEAALA, encoded by the coding sequence GTGACCCCCCGACAGGAGCAGTTCCTCGCGGCCCTCACCGATCTCTGTCGCCATCAGGGCGCGGCCCACTACAGCGACGTGGCGCTCCGCCTGCAGGTCAGCAAGTGGACCGCGTACGACATGATGACCCGTCTGGAAGCGGCGGGATACGTGGAACGTCTCTACGAGGTGGATGGTGGCTCGAGCGGGCGCTCGCGCATCCTCTTCCGTCCCGTGAAGGCCGAGGGGGCGCGCGGCCCTTCGGACGAGCCCGCATCGGTCCCGGCGGACTGGCAGAGCCTCAGGCCGTGGCTGCTGCAGCAGGCCGACCGGGCTCGCCGCCAGGGAACGGCCGAGGTCCTGCGGGACCTGCACCAGGAACTGCGGCGGAACCCCTCGCCCCTTGCTTTCTGCGCCCTCTACACCGCAGTGCTGCTGGTCACCCTCAAGGCCCTCAGCGACACCCTGGAGGGGGCCTGGTTGATCCACACGCTCCTACCCCTGCTCTCGGCTCAGCTGGGCGTCATCCTCTTCACCGGAGCCGCGCTGGCGGTGATCTACCAGTACTACCGTCGCCTACCGCGCCGCATCGCCTCCGACGTGGGCCGTTACCAGGACGCCCTCTCCCGGCTCGACGGCGAGCGCCAGGCAGCCCTGGGCGACTTGGCCCGCGACCTGGTCACCCGACTCTGGGACGAAGCGGCTCTGGCCTGA
- a CDS encoding ABC transporter substrate-binding protein, which translates to MRRDILAWLAVAALSFPLAPVLAAQGGTVTILGTWGGQELAAFEKVLEPFEAATGINVEFTGTRDLPAVLTTRVQAGDPPDMAALPNPGQMQELAAGGHLVDLGKVLDMKQLRNDYAPVWVEMGSYGGKLQAIFISADLKSLVWYDPKAFAAAGYSVPTTWDEMMALTDRIASQGETAWSIGLESGAASGWPGTDWIEDIMLRTAGPALYDQWVAHDIPWTHPAVKRAFEIFGQIARNPRYVYGGPTAVLSTNFGDAANPLFTKPPGAYLHRQASFITSFIREKNPGLVAGEDFTFFPLPAIDPKYGVPALGAADMIGVFKDTPQTRALVRYLATPGAQEIWVAQLGKLSAHKRVNPNAYPDELTRKMAEVLVNAQVFRFDGSDLMPPAVGSGAFWEGVLNYVGGEDLDTVLETIEAAADDAYTSGKATD; encoded by the coding sequence ATGCGGCGCGACATCCTGGCCTGGCTGGCGGTGGCGGCGCTCTCCTTCCCGCTCGCGCCGGTGCTCGCGGCCCAGGGGGGCACGGTGACGATCCTGGGCACGTGGGGCGGTCAGGAGCTGGCTGCGTTCGAGAAGGTGCTGGAGCCCTTCGAGGCGGCCACGGGCATCAACGTCGAGTTCACGGGCACCCGCGACCTGCCCGCGGTACTCACCACGCGCGTCCAGGCCGGCGACCCGCCGGACATGGCGGCGCTGCCCAACCCCGGCCAGATGCAGGAGCTGGCGGCCGGCGGCCACCTGGTGGACCTCGGCAAGGTGTTGGACATGAAGCAGCTGCGGAACGACTACGCCCCCGTTTGGGTGGAGATGGGCAGCTACGGTGGCAAGCTCCAGGCCATCTTCATCTCCGCCGACCTCAAGAGCCTGGTTTGGTACGATCCCAAGGCGTTCGCGGCTGCGGGCTACTCGGTGCCCACCACCTGGGACGAGATGATGGCCCTCACCGATCGGATCGCCTCGCAGGGCGAGACCGCCTGGTCCATCGGCCTGGAGAGCGGTGCGGCCAGCGGCTGGCCGGGAACCGACTGGATCGAGGACATCATGCTCCGCACGGCCGGACCCGCACTCTACGACCAGTGGGTCGCCCACGACATCCCGTGGACCCATCCGGCCGTGAAGCGGGCCTTCGAGATCTTCGGCCAGATCGCCCGGAACCCGCGCTACGTCTACGGCGGGCCGACGGCGGTGCTCTCCACCAACTTCGGCGACGCGGCGAACCCGCTCTTCACCAAGCCGCCGGGAGCCTACCTGCACCGTCAGGCCAGCTTCATCACCAGCTTCATTCGGGAGAAGAACCCGGGGCTGGTGGCGGGAGAGGACTTCACCTTCTTCCCGCTGCCCGCCATCGACCCCAAGTACGGCGTGCCCGCGCTGGGTGCGGCGGACATGATCGGCGTCTTCAAGGATACGCCCCAGACGCGCGCCCTGGTCCGCTATCTGGCCACGCCGGGCGCCCAGGAGATCTGGGTCGCCCAGCTCGGCAAGCTCTCCGCACACAAGCGGGTCAACCCCAACGCCTACCCGGACGAGCTGACCCGCAAGATGGCCGAGGTCCTGGTGAACGCCCAGGTCTTCCGCTTCGACGGGTCGGACCTGATGCCGCCGGCC